The window TGACGTCGGTGCCGCCGTTGGCAAGCGCCATCGAGATCCCGCCGCCCATCGTTCCGCTGCCGATGACGGCCGCCGTCTTGGCTTTGTAGCTCGAACGCGGAACGCCCGGGACCTTCGCAGCTTCGCGCTCTGCGAAGAAGACGTGAATGCGCGCTTTGGACTGTTCGGATTGGCGCAGCGTCTCGAAAAGCGCGCGCTCGTTCTTGAGCGCGTCGTCGAACGGAAGCTTGAGCGCGCCTTCGAGTGCGTCGATCGTGTAGTGCGCGGCGAGACCACCTCGCTGCGCTGGTTGGGCGCGTTTGCGAGCGGCTTCGATTGCGCTTCCCTCACCACGAACATCGAGATCGCGTGCTCGGCGCCGTCCGCGTGCAACATGTGCGCGGGCGAACGCCACGGCGGCGTCGACGACGTTTCCGTCGACGAGCTCGTCGATCAGTCCAAGTTCGTGTGCGCGTTGCGCGGAGAGCGGCTCACCGCTTACATCCATTTCGAGCGCAACGTCGAGCCCGATCAAGCGTGGAAGACGCTGGGTTCCTCCGGCTCCCGGCAAGAGTCCTAATTTGATCTCGGGTTGACCAACGCGTGTAGCTCTGTGCGCGACGCGGTAGTCACATGCTTGCGAAAGCTCGAGTCCACCGCCGAACGCAATGCCTTCCAGCGCCGCAACAAAGACCTTCGAGCCGCGATCGATGGCCGTCTGGACGTCACGCAACGTCGGACCGCTCGGCGTCGGTTTGCCGAAACCGTGGATGTCGGCGCCGCCGCTGAAGATGCCGTTCGCGCCGCACAGAACGCCGGCAACGATATCGTCATTTGCCAAAATGGAATCGACGTGCGCAGCTATTTCGGCGACAACTTCGGCGCCGAGGGCATTCACCGGAGGACTATCGATCGTGATTACTGCGATCCCGTTTGTGAGATCGAGCCGCGTTCGTGCGGTCATCATGCGCAGGAAACTCGCTTCCGGTTTTCAGAAGGGAAAAGGCAAAGCATCTTCGCGCTGAGGGGACGGCGGCCTTGCAGGAACTGGCGCAGCAAGTTGTCAGCGGTCTAGCCACCGGCTCTATCTTCGCGAGCATGGCTCTGGCCTTGGTGTTGATCTATCGTTCGATGAACGTAATCAATTTCGCACAAGGCGAGATGGCGATGTTCACGACCTTCATCGCGTGGCAGTTCATGGAGCATGGTTTCCCAATTTGGGCTGCGGTTCTGCTAACGATCGTCATCGCGTTCTTAGGCGCAGTGTTGCTCGAACGCGTCATCATTCGTCCGGTCGAAAGCGCGCCGCCGCTAACGATCGTTATCGTCACGCTCGGGCTCTTGATTACGTTCAACGGCCTGGCCGGCTGGACGTGGGGTTACGTCGTCAAGTCGTTCCCGAGTCCGTTTCCGTCGACACCGATCCAAGTCGGCGGCGTCGCTTTTTCCGCCCAGGATTTGGGTGTTATCGGCGTTTCGCTCGGAACGCTGCTCTTGATCTATTTGCTCTTTTCGCGTACCAAGCTCGGCTTGGCTTTGCGCGCCTCCTCACTCTATCCGGAGCAAAGCCGTCTGGTCGGGATTCGCGTCAGCTGGATGATGGCGCTCGGCTGGGGTCTCGCATCGGTCGTCGGCGCAATCTCCGGAGTGATGGTCGCACCGGTCGTATTTCTCGATCCGAACATGATGCAAGGCATCATCGTGTACGCGTTTGCCGCGGCTGTGCTCGGAGGGATCGAGAGCCCACTCGGCGCCGTCGTCGGCGGTTTGCTTTTGGGAGTCGCGCTTGCGCTTCTCGGCGCGTACGTCGACTTCATCGGTACTGATTTGCGCCTCCCGGTTGCGTTCGGCATCATCATCGTCGTGCTGCTCTTTCGTCCTTCCGGGCTGTTCGGACACGTACGGCAAAGACGCGTATGAATCTGCGTCTGATCGTCACGAGCGCCTTTGCGGTGCTCGTCGTGGTGCTGCCCTGGATGATACCCGCCTTCATGACGTTCGAGTTTACGTATGTCGGCGCGTATGCGATCGCGATTCTCGGTCTCGTAATCCTGATCGGCAACAGCGGCCAGATCTCGCTCGGTCACGGAGCGTTTGTCGGCGTCGGAGGCTATACGGTCGCAGTCCTGCTGCAAAGCCTCGGGCTCCCATATATGTTCTCGATACCGATTGCGGCGCTCGTGTGCGGTCTATTCGGTATCGCGCTCGGTGCGGTCGCTCTTCGTTTGGAAAGCGTATATCTCGCGCTCGCGACGTTCGCGCTCGCCGCATCCGTGTCACCCTTGCTCAAACGCTTCAAACATCTTACCGGCGGCGTTCAGGGAATCTCGATGCCCTCGGCCCATGCTCCACAAGCGCTGCAGCACCTGATTTCGAACGAAACGTGGTTCTACTACCTGACGTGGGGAATCGCAGCCGTGCTGTTCGCGATCGCGTACGCCGGGCTGCATGGTCGCGTCGGTCGCGCGCTCCGCGCGATTCGCGACAGCGAGATTGCCGCGATCGCATTCGGCGTAAATCCGGTGTTCTATAAAGCGCTCGCGTTCGGATGGAGCGCGGCCTACGCCGGTGTCGCGGGAGCGCTGCTCGCCGTCGTCACCGCGTACGTCAGCCCCGACGTCTACGGCATTCCTCTTTCATTGACGCTGCTCGCGGGCGCGGTGATGGGGGGTCTGGATCTTATGTGGGGTGCCGTGATCGGTGGTATTGCGATCGAGTTCTTGCCGCTTTGGGCGCAACGCGTCAATCCCGCGCTGTCATCGGTCGTCTACGGGATAGCGGAGGTCGCCATTATGATGTTCATGCCGATCGGCATTGCGGGCGCGCTCATGCGCATCAAGGCGGCGCGCTCGTGAACAACGGCAGCATACTTTCGGCGGAGAACCTTACGATAAGCTTCGGCGGCATCGCGGCGCTTTCCAACGTGACGTTCGACGTCGTACCGGGGCAAATTACGGGTTTGATCGGACCCAATGGTGCCGGAAAAACGACGTGCTTCAATTGCATTACGCGCCTGTACCAGCCAGCGTCCGGCACGATTGTCTTCAATGGTGAAGACATCTCGCGCGTGCCCGCGCACAAAGTCCTCGAACGCGGCATTGCCCGCACGTTTCAGAATCTGGAGCTTTTCGGCTCGATGAGTGTGCTCGACAACGTGCAAGTCGGAGCGCGCGGCGGGGCGCGCCATGCGCGCGAGATGCTCGACTACGTTGGACTCAGCGACGTGGTGAACCGGCCGGTGAGCAGCCTGTCCTTCGGTGCGCGCAAGAACGTCGAATTAGCTCGGGCGCTCGCAGCGAAGCCGCAGCTCTTGCTGCTGGACGAACCCGCGGCCGGTTTCGGATTCGAAGAGATCGGGGTCCTCGGCGATACGATCAAGCGAGTTCGCCGGGATTTCAACACGACGATCCTGATGGTCGAGCACCAGATGCAGCTCGTGATGGGGATCTGCGATCGCATCATCGTCTTGTGTTCGGGCAAGAAGCTGGCCGACGGAGATCCGGCGGAGATCGCAAGCAACCGCGAAGTCATCGACGCGTACCTCGGCGGGGGCTGCTGACGTGGTCGCGACCCAGGCCCTGCTCGAAGTTCGCAACCTTCGCGCCCGTTATGGTGAGATCGAAGCGCTTCGCGACGTTTCGTTCGCAGTCGAGCCGGGCGCGATCGTCGCGCTTCTTGGGGCAAACGGTGCGGGGAAAACGACCTGCTTACGTGCGATCACCGGCATGGTCAAGCGCTCCGGCTTGATTGCATTTGATGGAACGTCGATCGAGCAACGCATGACGGAGGATATCGCGCGTCTCGGCGTCGCGCACGTCCCCGAAGGGCGCGGGACGCTTTCCGAGCTTTCGGTCCGTGAGAATCTGGCTCTGGGCGGATATTTGCTTGATACCGCGCGCGCGAAAGAACGCTATGCGCGAGTCGTTTCGTATTTTCCGTGGATCGAGGAGCGCACCAAGCAGCAAGCCGGCACGCTGAGCGGCGGCGAACAGCAGATGCTCGCGATCGCACGAGCGCTCATGATGAAGCCGAAGCTGATGCTGCTCGACGAACCATCGCTCGGACTCGCGCCACGCATAGTTGAGGAAATCTTTGCCTTGCTGCGTACGATCAACCGCGAAGAAAACGTCACGATCTTGCTGGCGGAACAAAATGCAGCCATGGCTTTTGCCACCGCCTCGCACGTGTACGTGCTTGAAACGGGGCGCGTTGCCGCCGAAGGTCCCTCGGGCGTGCTGGCGCGGGATGATCGCGTGCGCAAATCGTACCTAGGCCACTGAGATGATCGCACCGCCGAATCCGCGTGCTGCCGAGCTGCGCGGAACGCTCCTCAAGTTCATGGCCGACGTCGTCTATCCGGGTGAAGAGCAATTCGAAGCCGATCTCGATCGCGCGTCATCACGCTGGGAAGTTCCACCCGTCTTGGAAGAGATGAAGGCCAAAGCGCGCAAGGCGGGTCTCTGGAATCTGTTCCTGCCGGAAAGCGAGTACGGCGCCGGACTTACAAACGCCGAATACGCACCGCTATGTGAGATCATGGGGCATTCGTTCGTCGGGCCCGAGGTCTTCAATTGCTCTGCGCCCGACACCGGAAACATGGAGACGCTCGTTCGGTACGGCGATGCGGACCAGAAGAAACGCTGGCTCGAGCCGCTGCTGCGCGGTGAGATTCGTTCCGGCATCGCGATGACCGAACCCGACGTTGCCTCGTCCGACGCCACCAATATCAAATCGAGCATCGAGCGCGACAGCGACGATTACGTGATCAACGGCCGTAAATGGTGGACTTCGGGCGCTGCAGATCCGCGCTGCAAGATATTGATCTTCATGGGCAAGACAAATCCGAAAGCCGAGACGCATCTTCAGCAATCGATGGTCTTGGTGCCGCTCGATACGCCGGGTGTCAAAGTGCTGCGCTCACTGTCCGTCTTCGGATACGATGACGCACCGCACGGCCATGCGGAAGTCAGCTTCACGAACGTGCGGGTTCCCGCGAGCAACGTCTTGCTTGGCGAGGGCCGCGGTTTCGAGATCGCACAAGGCCGCCTCGGTCCCGGACGCATTCACCACTGCATGCGCGCGATCGGAATGGCGGAGCGTGCACTCGAAGCCATGTGTGCACGCGTCAAGACGCGCTCGACGTTCGGGAAGAAGCTCGCCGAGCACGGCGTGATTCGCGAATGGATTGCGGATTCGCGCATCGAGATCGACCAAGCCCGGCTCTTGACGATGAAGGCCGCGGACATGATGGATACGGCCGGCAACAAAGCCGCGCAAGCTGAGATCGCGATGATCAAGGTCGTCGCGCCCAAGATGCTGACCGCCGTGCTCGATCGCGCGATCCAAGCCCATGGTGGCGCGGGAGTCTCGCAAGATTTCTTTTTGGCGCGCGCATATGCGCACGCGCGTGCCCTGCGCATCTTCGATGGACCCGATGAAGTTCACCGGCGCGCGATCGCGCGTATCGAGCTGCGCAAACATGGATCCTAGCCGTCTCGACGGTCAGATCGCCCTCGTCACGGGATCGAGCGCGGGAATTGGGCTTTCGGTCGCGCGCCGGCTCGGAGAACTCGGCGCGACGGTCGTCGTCAATTCGCGCAGTGACGAGCGTGCACAAAAAACCGCCGATGCGCTGAACGGCGAAGGCATCACGGCAACGCCGGCCGGCGGTGACGTCTCGAAACCCGAGGGTGTCGCGCGCGTCTTCGAGCGTACGCTCAAAGACCACGGTACGCTCGACATTCTCGTCAACAATGCCGGTCAGATCGTCGTAAAACCATCCGAGCAACTAGCGTACGAGGATTGGGAGCGGATCATCGGCGTCAATCTCACGGGACCGTTCTTGTGCGCGCAAGCTGCCGGACGCATTATGCTCGAGCGCGGCGAAGGCGTGATCGTCAACGTATCCTCGATGCTTTCGCACATCAGCCTGCCCGGGCGGCTCGCGTATGCTGCGAGCAAGCACGGCGTCGACGGCATCACGCGAACGCTCGGCATCGAATGGGGGCGCCGCGGGGTGCGCGTCGTCTCCGTCAATCCCGGGTATGTTGCGACGGCGCTCGTCGAGGAAGCGATGCGTTCGGGTCGCTTCAACAAGGCCGATATCGAAAAGCGCAGCCCCGTCGGGCGCCTGGCAACGCTCGAAGAAGTGGCCAATGCCGTCGCGTTTCTGGCCTCACCCGCAGCGTCGTACATCAACGCGACGACGCTGCTGGTTGACGGAGGGTGGACAGCTTTCGGCGGCTGGACCTAGCCGTTCGAATTGTCGGCGAGCTTTTGGTGTAAGACCGAGATCGCCGTGCTCAGCTGCGTGTCGTTGGTCGGATCGCCCAGCTTGGCGTCTTTGGCTTCGGCGACGAACACATTCGGCATGATGCCGAGATGATTGATATCGCGGCCTGAGGGCGTCAGATAACGCGCGGTCGTGATTTTCACGGCTGCGCCGTCGGGAAGCGGGAAGATCGTCTGCACGACGCCCTTACCAAACGTCTTGGTTCCGATCAACGTCCCGACGCCGTCATCCTGAATCGCACCCGAGGTGATCTCGGAAGCTGAAGCCGTGTACTTGTTGACGAGCACGACGAGTGGCTTGGGTGCCGTAGCGACGTCGTCGGCATCGTATTCGCGCGTCGAGCCCGAGCGTTCCGCGACCGATACGATCGGTCCGGTCGAGATGAATTGCGAGCTGACGTCGATCGCCGAATTCAGGTATCCGCCTCCGTTGTCGCGCAGGTCGAGAACGTATGCCTTCGCGCCTTGCGCATTGAGTTTCTTGAGCGCCGCACCGAGTTCGTCGGAAGTTGTCGCACCGAACACGGCGAGCCGCGCGTATCCGATATCGCCGTCGAGCAATTTCGCCGTTACGCTCGGGGGTTTGATCTCTGCACGCGTCAGCGTCATCAGCGGCAACGGTTTGCCGTCGCGGAGAATCGTCAGGTGTACGAGCGTACCCGGTTTGCCGCGCAGCATCTTTGAATCGTCATCAAGGCTCTTGCCTTTGGTCGGCTTGCCATCGATCGACACGACCATGTCGTCAGCCTGAATTCCAACCTTCTCGGCCGGACCGCCCTCGATCACTGATTCGACCTTGAGCTGTTTGGTCGCGTCGTCGATACCAATCGAGAGGCCGACGCCGCCAAAGGCTTGCGCGTCCAAACCGGCGTTGAGTTCGGCGTATTCTTTCGGGCTCAGGAACGTCGTATAACGATCGCCCGTCGAGCTGAGCAGACCCGCAATTGCCGCATAGGTGATCTGGCTCGCGGCTGCTTTCGAGCCGTACTTCGTCACGGCAATGTTGACGTTGCTCGTCAGAGCGCGCACGTCACTCGTCGGGTTGTTCGTCGCATGCAGTGCCGGCAACATCGGTTTCTTGACACCGTCGTGCTTCAGCAGTGCGATAATGTGACCGCGCGCGGTGTCGAGCGCGCGTTGCGCGTCGACGTCTTTATAGTATTGGGTGACGAGCTGGCGGTAGCTGTAGCTCAACTCGTCGCGCTGCAGCGCGGTGAGGCCGGATGCCGCACTCGCGGAGTGCGGTAGGTTCGAAGATGCGAGGGCGATGGCGAGCGCCGGAACGGCGATTCGACGAAACATGGGACCCGGGGACCTCTAATTCCTAGCGTGAAGCGCTACGCGCCACTTTCTGCGAAAGAAACGTGAGCGCGGTTTGAAGTTGCGCGTCCTTACTTGGATCGCCCGGAATCGGCGACGTGTTTTCCTCGGCGAGGATATCGGGCTGAATTCCGACCGAATTGATATCGCGACCGCGCGGCGTATAATAACGCGCGGTCGTGATCTTGATGGCGGATCCATCAGGAAGCGGGTAGATCGACTGGACGACGCCCTTACCAAACGTCCGTGTTCCGATCAACGTTCCAACTCCGCGATCCTGAATCGCACCTGAGGTGATCTCAGACGCCGAAGCGGTATTACCGTTCACCAGAACAACCAACGGCTTGGGACTGATTGCGTCGTTGTCCGCGTCATACTGCTTATAGT of the Candidatus Baltobacteraceae bacterium genome contains:
- a CDS encoding ABC transporter ATP-binding protein, with the translated sequence MVATQALLEVRNLRARYGEIEALRDVSFAVEPGAIVALLGANGAGKTTCLRAITGMVKRSGLIAFDGTSIEQRMTEDIARLGVAHVPEGRGTLSELSVRENLALGGYLLDTARAKERYARVVSYFPWIEERTKQQAGTLSGGEQQMLAIARALMMKPKLMLLDEPSLGLAPRIVEEIFALLRTINREENVTILLAEQNAAMAFATASHVYVLETGRVAAEGPSGVLARDDRVRKSYLGH
- a CDS encoding branched-chain amino acid ABC transporter permease; amino-acid sequence: MRSSCAGNSLPVFRREKAKHLRAEGTAALQELAQQVVSGLATGSIFASMALALVLIYRSMNVINFAQGEMAMFTTFIAWQFMEHGFPIWAAVLLTIVIAFLGAVLLERVIIRPVESAPPLTIVIVTLGLLITFNGLAGWTWGYVVKSFPSPFPSTPIQVGGVAFSAQDLGVIGVSLGTLLLIYLLFSRTKLGLALRASSLYPEQSRLVGIRVSWMMALGWGLASVVGAISGVMVAPVVFLDPNMMQGIIVYAFAAAVLGGIESPLGAVVGGLLLGVALALLGAYVDFIGTDLRLPVAFGIIIVVLLFRPSGLFGHVRQRRV
- a CDS encoding branched-chain amino acid ABC transporter permease encodes the protein MNLRLIVTSAFAVLVVVLPWMIPAFMTFEFTYVGAYAIAILGLVILIGNSGQISLGHGAFVGVGGYTVAVLLQSLGLPYMFSIPIAALVCGLFGIALGAVALRLESVYLALATFALAASVSPLLKRFKHLTGGVQGISMPSAHAPQALQHLISNETWFYYLTWGIAAVLFAIAYAGLHGRVGRALRAIRDSEIAAIAFGVNPVFYKALAFGWSAAYAGVAGALLAVVTAYVSPDVYGIPLSLTLLAGAVMGGLDLMWGAVIGGIAIEFLPLWAQRVNPALSSVVYGIAEVAIMMFMPIGIAGALMRIKAARS
- a CDS encoding acyl-CoA dehydrogenase family protein — protein: MIAPPNPRAAELRGTLLKFMADVVYPGEEQFEADLDRASSRWEVPPVLEEMKAKARKAGLWNLFLPESEYGAGLTNAEYAPLCEIMGHSFVGPEVFNCSAPDTGNMETLVRYGDADQKKRWLEPLLRGEIRSGIAMTEPDVASSDATNIKSSIERDSDDYVINGRKWWTSGAADPRCKILIFMGKTNPKAETHLQQSMVLVPLDTPGVKVLRSLSVFGYDDAPHGHAEVSFTNVRVPASNVLLGEGRGFEIAQGRLGPGRIHHCMRAIGMAERALEAMCARVKTRSTFGKKLAEHGVIREWIADSRIEIDQARLLTMKAADMMDTAGNKAAQAEIAMIKVVAPKMLTAVLDRAIQAHGGAGVSQDFFLARAYAHARALRIFDGPDEVHRRAIARIELRKHGS
- a CDS encoding glucose 1-dehydrogenase — encoded protein: MDPSRLDGQIALVTGSSAGIGLSVARRLGELGATVVVNSRSDERAQKTADALNGEGITATPAGGDVSKPEGVARVFERTLKDHGTLDILVNNAGQIVVKPSEQLAYEDWERIIGVNLTGPFLCAQAAGRIMLERGEGVIVNVSSMLSHISLPGRLAYAASKHGVDGITRTLGIEWGRRGVRVVSVNPGYVATALVEEAMRSGRFNKADIEKRSPVGRLATLEEVANAVAFLASPAASYINATTLLVDGGWTAFGGWT
- a CDS encoding ABC transporter ATP-binding protein, which encodes MNNGSILSAENLTISFGGIAALSNVTFDVVPGQITGLIGPNGAGKTTCFNCITRLYQPASGTIVFNGEDISRVPAHKVLERGIARTFQNLELFGSMSVLDNVQVGARGGARHAREMLDYVGLSDVVNRPVSSLSFGARKNVELARALAAKPQLLLLDEPAAGFGFEEIGVLGDTIKRVRRDFNTTILMVEHQMQLVMGICDRIIVLCSGKKLADGDPAEIASNREVIDAYLGGGC
- a CDS encoding S41 family peptidase, yielding MFRRIAVPALAIALASSNLPHSASAASGLTALQRDELSYSYRQLVTQYYKDVDAQRALDTARGHIIALLKHDGVKKPMLPALHATNNPTSDVRALTSNVNIAVTKYGSKAAASQITYAAIAGLLSSTGDRYTTFLSPKEYAELNAGLDAQAFGGVGLSIGIDDATKQLKVESVIEGGPAEKVGIQADDMVVSIDGKPTKGKSLDDDSKMLRGKPGTLVHLTILRDGKPLPLMTLTRAEIKPPSVTAKLLDGDIGYARLAVFGATTSDELGAALKKLNAQGAKAYVLDLRDNGGGYLNSAIDVSSQFISTGPIVSVAERSGSTREYDADDVATAPKPLVVLVNKYTASASEITSGAIQDDGVGTLIGTKTFGKGVVQTIFPLPDGAAVKITTARYLTPSGRDINHLGIMPNVFVAEAKDAKLGDPTNDTQLSTAISVLHQKLADNSNG